One region of Prosthecobacter debontii genomic DNA includes:
- a CDS encoding AraC family transcriptional regulator yields MFDELPGVSFFAKNQDFQFIAANRRFWRRFGFQSEAELIGKTDFDLFPEQLARNYRADDEDILSSGEPKRKIVEPFFNQQGLPDWFFTHKLPIRSVSGAVIGIMGIIETYAAASAVKTPYFQLDRAVNHIREHFRETIAVTDLAKLAGLSVRQFNRLFQQVFQSSPRTFLIKTRIQAACQELRRSDLDLTEIAQHSGFCDQSAMTLHFRQHMGTTPARYRRDHRQRASDASDD; encoded by the coding sequence CTGTTCGACGAACTGCCTGGCGTGTCTTTTTTTGCGAAGAACCAAGACTTCCAATTCATTGCCGCCAATCGTCGTTTCTGGCGGCGCTTCGGGTTCCAATCCGAAGCGGAATTGATTGGTAAAACCGACTTCGATCTCTTTCCCGAACAGCTCGCCCGGAACTATCGCGCCGATGATGAGGACATCCTCTCCAGCGGTGAGCCCAAACGCAAAATCGTCGAGCCGTTCTTCAATCAACAAGGTCTGCCTGATTGGTTTTTCACGCACAAGCTGCCCATTCGTTCCGTATCGGGGGCTGTCATCGGTATCATGGGCATCATCGAAACCTATGCGGCGGCCAGCGCGGTCAAAACCCCGTATTTCCAGCTCGACCGAGCGGTGAATCATATCCGTGAGCATTTCCGCGAAACCATTGCGGTCACAGATTTAGCCAAGCTCGCAGGTCTTTCGGTCCGGCAATTCAATCGCCTCTTCCAACAGGTCTTTCAAAGCAGTCCCCGCACCTTCCTGATCAAGACCCGCATCCAAGCGGCCTGCCAAGAACTGCGCCGCAGCGATCTCGACCTGACTGAAATCGCCCAACACTCCGGCTTCTGTGATCAAAGCGCCATGACCCTTCATTTCCGGCAACACATGGGCACCACCCCCGCCCGCTACCGCCGGGATCACCGCCAGCGAGCTTCCGACGCTTCGGATGATTGA